The Musa acuminata AAA Group cultivar baxijiao chromosome BXJ2-2, Cavendish_Baxijiao_AAA, whole genome shotgun sequence genome has a segment encoding these proteins:
- the LOC135585594 gene encoding DEAD-box ATP-dependent RNA helicase FANCM-like isoform X1, with amino-acid sequence MATPALPLDDDNDEFDWEAAVREIDDACQLASASTSTSNPQGFATPVATAGGPANLWRRGGEGRQSTLDRFVVDFHGTKLTRNDDGNRFGSRGREAKEEQNVVGGDEQLAVDIDLEAAKTWIYPVNVPLRDYQFSIARTALFSNTLVALPTGLGKTLIAAVVMHNYYRWFPEGKIVFTAPSRPLVMQQIEACHNIVGIPQEWTIDMTGQMSPPKRSAFWKSKRLFFVTPQVLEKDIQSGICLVKQLVCLVIDEAHRALGNYSYSVAVRELMTVPVQLRILALTATPGSKQRTVQNVIDNLHISTMEYRSESDHDVSPYVHNRTLELIQVAMSEDASVINNLLLEGIQPYVARLCTIGVLHNRDATKWSPCELLNSRDKFRQAPPSSLPHVKYGEVEGCFGVLITLYHIRKLLSSHGVRPAYDMLQEKLRQGSFARMMSKNETILKAKLLMQRSLSHGAPNPKLVKMTEILMDHFKRKNFKESRVIIFSNFRGSVRDIMDTLSSIGDLVKATEFVGQNSGKTLKGQSQKVQQAVLQKFRTGGYNVIVATSIGEEGLNITEVDLVICFDANVSPLRMIQRMGRTGRKHDGRVVVLACEGSELKGYLKKQATSKTVRKHMHNGGINSFNFHDSPRMVPHICKPEVQFVELSIEQFIPRGKKIKEESGHQSPFLNKISKEEHDLISRYFDPSKTDTWRPSLIAFPGFQTFPSAVHIVRHSFKTTMMLIDAMQRLEGLSFSRAKKDLMVEVATSSQSIAGMITSQNNTMQDTTKDCTDVQNDAPENLLQGRTSDVEEPASGTSRSKDGSGATICTPPTHRFLFGGDFVKVNALGGVSIPNVPVLPLEGSVIYEIIRRNKNEFPSQEKNEITSKVSSPVHDGLPFENVLELPLNAGTHSPNIDVEQEHGRINAISQTPVPKQNAELTEVKIAETPGDQEKDITSTLVGESSKIFSCVELSPRLTLFIEKGIVPESPISTCKVDKVHAGLTSDESASMLQNKFLVDRAPSSTVMLDNVLKNELPALSSNSPNVSKLLGKMDLYNTEGNVIDMDMKESASPLVAEMQTPLINPVTSTDEWQMSSGGASKTIMQAPKYRRLCKYGEKVKRQSCRTLTDKYDCCVSKSTGPTVLSKPKEIDCHQGRKQKANKYFDNFIEEEAEVSEDAEVSVDEEDDEHDDKYEDSFIDDRTNPTEASSQTEINGGDMLAFYRHSLLTQSPMETLPKCLVDSVSSRATGSGSCSSVKVHSSLQTPQNGLQSSNHSSGRYSISCQADSKQGYLTTMCGQESSIQRESSSKLESRKRKLSFHNACSVPARNFQLESTVHSEPLGKEFSHYQPGSTGIGNDVFCDDEFYQSIDLDAVEAQATELLRYKSRLHVDKAPATVLNIPAEINEVNHPSFDLGL; translated from the exons ATGGCGACGCCCGCTCTCCCTCTCGACGACGACAACGAT GAATTCGACTGGGAGGCGGCCGTTCGGGAGATCGATGACGCCTGCCAACTCGCCTCCGCCTCGACCTCCACCTCGAACCCGCAAGGTTTTGCCACTCCTGTCGCGACGGCGGGAGGTCCGGCTAATTTATGGCGACGTGGCGGTGAGGGCCGGCAGTCTACTCTAGATAGATTCGTTGTGGACTTTCACGGCACAAAACTCACCAGGAATGATGATGGGAATCGTTTTGGATCCCGTGGTCGGGAGGCGAAGGAGGAGCAGAATGTTGTTGGTGGAGATGAGCAGCTTGCTGTCGATATCGACCTTGAAGCTGCCAAAACCTGGATTTATCCTG TGAATGTGCCTCTTCGTGATTACCAGTTCTCTATTGCAAGGACTGCTCTATTTTCAAACACATTAGTAGCATTGCCAACAGGACTGGGTAAAACACTTATTGCTGCTGTGGTGATGCATAACTACTATAGATGGTTTCCTGAAG GTAAAATTGTATTCACCGCCCCTTCACGACCTCTTGTTATGCAACAGATTGAAGCATGTCATAATATTGTTGGGATACCTCAG GAGTGGACAATTGATATGACAGGTCAAATGAGCCCTCCAAAACGATCGGCTTTCTGGAAATCCAAGAGACTTTTTTTTGTCACTCCACAAGTGCTAGAAAAGGACATTCAATCTG GCATATGCTTGGTGAAGCAACTTGTTTGTTTGGTGATTGATGAAGCGCATCGGGCTTTGGGGAACTATTCCTATTCGGTCGCAGTTCGTGAG TTAATGACTGTTCCTGTGCAGTTAAGAATTCTCGCTTTGACAGCAACTCCTGGAT CAAAACAGCGGACGGTTCAAAATGTCATTgataatttgcatatctcaaccaTGGAGTATCGCAGTGAAAGTGATCATGATGTAAGCCCATATGTGCATAACAGGACACTCGAATTAATACAG GTTGCAATGAGCGAGGACGCAAGTGTGATTAATAATTTGTTGTTGGAAGGTATACAACCATATGTGGCTCGGCTTTGTACAATTGGCGTGTTGCACAACAGGGATGCTACAAAA TGGAGCCCCTGTGAGTTACTTAATTCAAGGGATAAATTCCGTCAAGCACCTCCATCAAGTCTTCCACATGTAAAATATGGAGAAGTAGAGGGATGTTTTGGTGTTCTAATTACCCTTTATCACATAAGGAAGTTGCTTTCGAGCCATGGTGTGAGGCCAGCATATGATATGCTTCAAGAAAAACTGAGGCAAGG GTCATTTGCGAGAATGATGTCCAAGAATGAAACCATCTTGAAAGCAAAACTTTTAATGCAGCGGAGCTTGTCACATGGTGCTCCAAATCCGAAGTTGGTAAAAATGACAGAAATTCTAATGGATCATTTCA AAAGAAAAAATTTCAAGGAGTCGAGAGTGATCATCTTCTCCAATTTTAGGGGGAGCGTCAG AGATATAATGGACACATTATCTAGCATTGGTGACCTTGTTAAAGCCACCGAGTTTGTCGGGCAAAACTCAG GTAAAACACTGAAGGGACAGTCTCAAAAAGTGCAACAAGCTGTTCTACAG AAATTCCGAACTGGCGGTTACAATGTGATTGTGGCAACATCAATAGGTGAAGAAGGTTTAAATATTACGGAAGTTGATCTTGTTATTTGCTTTGATGCAAATGTTTCACCTCTGAGAATGATCCAGCGCATGGGAAGGACTGGAAGGAAGCATGATGGGAGAGTAG TAGTTCTAGCTTGTGAAGGATCTGAGCTTAAGGGATACTTAAAGAAACAAGCAACCAGCAAGACTGTAAGGAAGCACATGCATAATGGTGGAATCAATAGCTTTAACTTTCATGATAGCCCTAGAATG GTTCCACATATTTGTAAGCCGGAAGTGCAGTTTGTTGAACTGTCAATAGAACAATTTATCCCTCgtggaaagaaaataaaagaggaaTCAGGACATCAATCCCCATTTCtgaataaaatttcaaaagaAGAGCATGATCTAATTTCTAGGTATTTTGATCCATCCAAAACGGATACCTGGAGACCATCTCTTATTGCCTTCCCCGGCTTCCAAACTTTCCCTTCTGCAGTACATATAGTAAGACACTCATTCAAGACAACAATGATGTTAATTGATGCTATGCAACGTCTTGAAGGACTATCATTTTCCAGAGCCAAGAAGGATCTGATGGTTGAG GTTGCCACCTCAAGTCAATCCATTGCTGGTATGATCACTTCACAGAATAATACTATGCAAG ATACCACTAAAGATTGTACTGATGTTCAAAATGATGCTCCAGAAAATTTGTTACAAGGGAGAACTTCTGATGTTGAAGAACCAGCTAGTGGAACTTCTAGAAGTAAAGACGGGTCTGGTGCCACCATCTGTACGCCCCCCACTCATAGATTTCTTTTTGGAGGAGATTTTGTCAAAGTAAATGCTTTAGGTGGTGTTTCCATCCCAAATGTACCTGTCCTTCCACTTGAGGGCTCtgtaatttatgaaattatcAGGAGGAACAAGAACGAGtttccaagtcaagaaaagaatgaGATCACGTCAAAAGTGTCGTCACCGGTGCATGATGGTTTGCCTTTTGAAAATGTTTTAGAACTGCCATTAAATGCAGGAACTCATTCACCTAACATTGATGTGGAACAAGAGCATGGGAGGATAAATGCTATCTCACAGACACCGGTTCCTAAGCAAAATGCTGAACTTACAGAAGTCAAGATTGCTGAGACACCAGGTGACCAGGAAAAAGATATAACTTCTACATTGGTGGGTGAATCTAGCAAAATTTTTAGTTGTGTGGAGCTAAGTCCCAGACTCACTCTTTTTATTGAGAAAGGCATTGTTCCTGAGTCACCTATTTCTACTTGTAAAGTAGATAAGGTTCATGCTGGTCTGACATCAGATGAGTCTGCTAGCATGCTTCAGAACAAATTTCTGGTTGACAGGGCACCATCTTCAACAGTAATGTTAGACAATGTATTAAAGAATGAACTACCTGCACTATCTTCTAATTCTCCTAATGTCAGCAAGCTTTTAGGTAAAATGGACTTATACAACACTGAGGGAAATGTGATTGACATGGACATGAAAGAATCAGCTTCTCCTTTAGTTGCAGAAATGCAAACTCCTTTGATTAATCCAGTGACTAGCACCGATGAGTGGCAAATGAgttctggaggtgcatcaaaaacaaTTATGCAAGCCCCAAAGTATAGAAGGTTATGCAAATATGGAGAGAAAGTCAAAAGGCAATCTTGTCGGACTTTGACAGACAAGTACGATTGCTGTGTGTCAAAAAGTACTGGACCTACTGTGTTGAGCAAACCAAAGGAAATTGACTGTCACCAAG GTAGAAAGCAGAAGgcaaataaatattttgacaaCTTCATTGAAGAGGAAGCCGA GGTTTCTGAGGATGCAGAAGTTTCCGTGGATGAGGaagatgatgaacatgatgacaaATACGAGGACAGTTTCATAGATGATAGAACAAATCCTACTGAAGCAAGTAGTCAGACAGAAATTAATGGAGGTGACATGTTGGCCTTCTATAG GCACTCTCTTCTCACCCAGTCACCTATGGAAACTCTGCCAAAATGTTTGGTCGACTCCGTTTCTTCTAGAGCTACTGGAAGTGGAAGCTGTTCATCAGTGAAAGTTCATAGTTCCCTTCAGACTCCTCAAAATGGCCTACAATCTTCAAACCATTCTAGTGGTAGATATTCTATATCCTGCCAAGCGGACTCTAAGCAGGGCTATCTGACAACAATGTGCGGTCAAGAAAGTAGCATCCAAAGAGAATCATCAAGTAAATTGGAAAGCAGAAAAAGAAAGTTAAGCTTTCATAATGCTTGCTCCGTACCAGCTAGAAACTTCCAGCTCGAGAGCACTGTGCATTCAGAACCCTTGGGCAAGGAATTTTCACACTATCAACCTGGGAGTACCGGAATTGGCAATGACGTGTTCTGCGATGATGAGTTCTATCAGAGTATTGATCTTGATGCAGTTGAAGCACAAGCTACTGAGCTCTTAAGGTACAAGTCCAGATTACATGTGGATAAAGCACCAGCAACAGTCCTTAATATTCCTGCAGAAATCAATGAAGTCAATCATCCTTCATTTGACTTGGGATTGTAA
- the LOC135585594 gene encoding DEAD-box ATP-dependent RNA helicase FANCM-like isoform X4, producing the protein MSPPKRSAFWKSKRLFFVTPQVLEKDIQSGICLVKQLVCLVIDEAHRALGNYSYSVAVRELMTVPVQLRILALTATPGSKQRTVQNVIDNLHISTMEYRSESDHDVSPYVHNRTLELIQVAMSEDASVINNLLLEGIQPYVARLCTIGVLHNRDATKWSPCELLNSRDKFRQAPPSSLPHVKYGEVEGCFGVLITLYHIRKLLSSHGVRPAYDMLQEKLRQGSFARMMSKNETILKAKLLMQRSLSHGAPNPKLVKMTEILMDHFKRKNFKESRVIIFSNFRGSVRDIMDTLSSIGDLVKATEFVGQNSGKTLKGQSQKVQQAVLQKFRTGGYNVIVATSIGEEGLNITEVDLVICFDANVSPLRMIQRMGRTGRKHDGRVVVLACEGSELKGYLKKQATSKTVRKHMHNGGINSFNFHDSPRMVPHICKPEVQFVELSIEQFIPRGKKIKEESGHQSPFLNKISKEEHDLISRYFDPSKTDTWRPSLIAFPGFQTFPSAVHIVRHSFKTTMMLIDAMQRLEGLSFSRAKKDLMVEVATSSQSIAGMITSQNNTMQDTTKDCTDVQNDAPENLLQGRTSDVEEPASGTSRSKDGSGATICTPPTHRFLFGGDFVKVNALGGVSIPNVPVLPLEGSVIYEIIRRNKNEFPSQEKNEITSKVSSPVHDGLPFENVLELPLNAGTHSPNIDVEQEHGRINAISQTPVPKQNAELTEVKIAETPGDQEKDITSTLVGESSKIFSCVELSPRLTLFIEKGIVPESPISTCKVDKVHAGLTSDESASMLQNKFLVDRAPSSTVMLDNVLKNELPALSSNSPNVSKLLGKMDLYNTEGNVIDMDMKESASPLVAEMQTPLINPVTSTDEWQMSSGGASKTIMQAPKYRRLCKYGEKVKRQSCRTLTDKYDCCVSKSTGPTVLSKPKEIDCHQGRKQKANKYFDNFIEEEAEVSEDAEVSVDEEDDEHDDKYEDSFIDDRTNPTEASSQTEINGGDMLAFYRHSLLTQSPMETLPKCLVDSVSSRATGSGSCSSVKVHSSLQTPQNGLQSSNHSSGRYSISCQADSKQGYLTTMCGQESSIQRESSSKLESRKRKLSFHNACSVPARNFQLESTVHSEPLGKEFSHYQPGSTGIGNDVFCDDEFYQSIDLDAVEAQATELLRYKSRLHVDKAPATVLNIPAEINEVNHPSFDLGL; encoded by the exons ATGAGCCCTCCAAAACGATCGGCTTTCTGGAAATCCAAGAGACTTTTTTTTGTCACTCCACAAGTGCTAGAAAAGGACATTCAATCTG GCATATGCTTGGTGAAGCAACTTGTTTGTTTGGTGATTGATGAAGCGCATCGGGCTTTGGGGAACTATTCCTATTCGGTCGCAGTTCGTGAG TTAATGACTGTTCCTGTGCAGTTAAGAATTCTCGCTTTGACAGCAACTCCTGGAT CAAAACAGCGGACGGTTCAAAATGTCATTgataatttgcatatctcaaccaTGGAGTATCGCAGTGAAAGTGATCATGATGTAAGCCCATATGTGCATAACAGGACACTCGAATTAATACAG GTTGCAATGAGCGAGGACGCAAGTGTGATTAATAATTTGTTGTTGGAAGGTATACAACCATATGTGGCTCGGCTTTGTACAATTGGCGTGTTGCACAACAGGGATGCTACAAAA TGGAGCCCCTGTGAGTTACTTAATTCAAGGGATAAATTCCGTCAAGCACCTCCATCAAGTCTTCCACATGTAAAATATGGAGAAGTAGAGGGATGTTTTGGTGTTCTAATTACCCTTTATCACATAAGGAAGTTGCTTTCGAGCCATGGTGTGAGGCCAGCATATGATATGCTTCAAGAAAAACTGAGGCAAGG GTCATTTGCGAGAATGATGTCCAAGAATGAAACCATCTTGAAAGCAAAACTTTTAATGCAGCGGAGCTTGTCACATGGTGCTCCAAATCCGAAGTTGGTAAAAATGACAGAAATTCTAATGGATCATTTCA AAAGAAAAAATTTCAAGGAGTCGAGAGTGATCATCTTCTCCAATTTTAGGGGGAGCGTCAG AGATATAATGGACACATTATCTAGCATTGGTGACCTTGTTAAAGCCACCGAGTTTGTCGGGCAAAACTCAG GTAAAACACTGAAGGGACAGTCTCAAAAAGTGCAACAAGCTGTTCTACAG AAATTCCGAACTGGCGGTTACAATGTGATTGTGGCAACATCAATAGGTGAAGAAGGTTTAAATATTACGGAAGTTGATCTTGTTATTTGCTTTGATGCAAATGTTTCACCTCTGAGAATGATCCAGCGCATGGGAAGGACTGGAAGGAAGCATGATGGGAGAGTAG TAGTTCTAGCTTGTGAAGGATCTGAGCTTAAGGGATACTTAAAGAAACAAGCAACCAGCAAGACTGTAAGGAAGCACATGCATAATGGTGGAATCAATAGCTTTAACTTTCATGATAGCCCTAGAATG GTTCCACATATTTGTAAGCCGGAAGTGCAGTTTGTTGAACTGTCAATAGAACAATTTATCCCTCgtggaaagaaaataaaagaggaaTCAGGACATCAATCCCCATTTCtgaataaaatttcaaaagaAGAGCATGATCTAATTTCTAGGTATTTTGATCCATCCAAAACGGATACCTGGAGACCATCTCTTATTGCCTTCCCCGGCTTCCAAACTTTCCCTTCTGCAGTACATATAGTAAGACACTCATTCAAGACAACAATGATGTTAATTGATGCTATGCAACGTCTTGAAGGACTATCATTTTCCAGAGCCAAGAAGGATCTGATGGTTGAG GTTGCCACCTCAAGTCAATCCATTGCTGGTATGATCACTTCACAGAATAATACTATGCAAG ATACCACTAAAGATTGTACTGATGTTCAAAATGATGCTCCAGAAAATTTGTTACAAGGGAGAACTTCTGATGTTGAAGAACCAGCTAGTGGAACTTCTAGAAGTAAAGACGGGTCTGGTGCCACCATCTGTACGCCCCCCACTCATAGATTTCTTTTTGGAGGAGATTTTGTCAAAGTAAATGCTTTAGGTGGTGTTTCCATCCCAAATGTACCTGTCCTTCCACTTGAGGGCTCtgtaatttatgaaattatcAGGAGGAACAAGAACGAGtttccaagtcaagaaaagaatgaGATCACGTCAAAAGTGTCGTCACCGGTGCATGATGGTTTGCCTTTTGAAAATGTTTTAGAACTGCCATTAAATGCAGGAACTCATTCACCTAACATTGATGTGGAACAAGAGCATGGGAGGATAAATGCTATCTCACAGACACCGGTTCCTAAGCAAAATGCTGAACTTACAGAAGTCAAGATTGCTGAGACACCAGGTGACCAGGAAAAAGATATAACTTCTACATTGGTGGGTGAATCTAGCAAAATTTTTAGTTGTGTGGAGCTAAGTCCCAGACTCACTCTTTTTATTGAGAAAGGCATTGTTCCTGAGTCACCTATTTCTACTTGTAAAGTAGATAAGGTTCATGCTGGTCTGACATCAGATGAGTCTGCTAGCATGCTTCAGAACAAATTTCTGGTTGACAGGGCACCATCTTCAACAGTAATGTTAGACAATGTATTAAAGAATGAACTACCTGCACTATCTTCTAATTCTCCTAATGTCAGCAAGCTTTTAGGTAAAATGGACTTATACAACACTGAGGGAAATGTGATTGACATGGACATGAAAGAATCAGCTTCTCCTTTAGTTGCAGAAATGCAAACTCCTTTGATTAATCCAGTGACTAGCACCGATGAGTGGCAAATGAgttctggaggtgcatcaaaaacaaTTATGCAAGCCCCAAAGTATAGAAGGTTATGCAAATATGGAGAGAAAGTCAAAAGGCAATCTTGTCGGACTTTGACAGACAAGTACGATTGCTGTGTGTCAAAAAGTACTGGACCTACTGTGTTGAGCAAACCAAAGGAAATTGACTGTCACCAAG GTAGAAAGCAGAAGgcaaataaatattttgacaaCTTCATTGAAGAGGAAGCCGA GGTTTCTGAGGATGCAGAAGTTTCCGTGGATGAGGaagatgatgaacatgatgacaaATACGAGGACAGTTTCATAGATGATAGAACAAATCCTACTGAAGCAAGTAGTCAGACAGAAATTAATGGAGGTGACATGTTGGCCTTCTATAG GCACTCTCTTCTCACCCAGTCACCTATGGAAACTCTGCCAAAATGTTTGGTCGACTCCGTTTCTTCTAGAGCTACTGGAAGTGGAAGCTGTTCATCAGTGAAAGTTCATAGTTCCCTTCAGACTCCTCAAAATGGCCTACAATCTTCAAACCATTCTAGTGGTAGATATTCTATATCCTGCCAAGCGGACTCTAAGCAGGGCTATCTGACAACAATGTGCGGTCAAGAAAGTAGCATCCAAAGAGAATCATCAAGTAAATTGGAAAGCAGAAAAAGAAAGTTAAGCTTTCATAATGCTTGCTCCGTACCAGCTAGAAACTTCCAGCTCGAGAGCACTGTGCATTCAGAACCCTTGGGCAAGGAATTTTCACACTATCAACCTGGGAGTACCGGAATTGGCAATGACGTGTTCTGCGATGATGAGTTCTATCAGAGTATTGATCTTGATGCAGTTGAAGCACAAGCTACTGAGCTCTTAAGGTACAAGTCCAGATTACATGTGGATAAAGCACCAGCAACAGTCCTTAATATTCCTGCAGAAATCAATGAAGTCAATCATCCTTCATTTGACTTGGGATTGTAA